A genome region from Anopheles stephensi strain Indian chromosome 2, UCI_ANSTEP_V1.0, whole genome shotgun sequence includes the following:
- the LOC118503971 gene encoding probable phenylalanine--tRNA ligase, mitochondrial yields the protein MLIFNIRQIVTRAWRPHPSCVCYEGKPSHHTRHYGSQAKINKDTIDLYRQQYIRDSWTNLTPKVLSHLDRNLHLQRNHPLSIVRDRIVKYFYGAYLSPRGNPLFSVYDNLSPVVSVEQNFDQLLIPQDHPSRAKSDCYYVNKDYLLRAHTTAHQVELIQAGLDNFLVVGDVYRRDEIDATHYPVFHQLDAVRIVHQDKLFERNPELKIHETHYKTHLSNGSPTTGTTGSPLADCIDQHKQPCHTLEAVKLCEHEMKKILVGLVQKLFGEGIKYRWVDAYFPFTQPSWELEIYFNGNWLEILGCGITRNEILERAGVQNSIAYAFGVGLERLAMILFDIPDIRLFWSTDSGFLNQFRDDRIVKYKPISSYPQCSNDLSFWLPEGMAIDQFSLNDFYDIVRSVGGDIIEQVTLIDRFTHPKTGKSSLCFRIVYRHMERTLTQAEVNVVHAKIGSELVETYHVSIR from the exons ATGCTAATTTTCAATATCCGACAAATTGTGACCCGTGCGTGGCGGCCACATCCTTCGTGCGTTTGCTACGAAGGTAAACCGTCGCACCACACACGCCACTATGGCAGCCAGGCCAAGATCAACAAAGACACGATCGACCTGTACCGGCAGCAGTACATCCGTGACTCGTGGACAAACCTGACGCCGAAAGTGTTGTCCCATCTGGACCGCAATCTGCATCTGCAGCGAAACCACCCGCTGTCGATTGTGCGCGACAGGATTGTGAAGTACTTTTATGGCGCGTACCTAAGCCCGCGCGGAAACCCATTGTTCAGCGTGTACGACAACCTGAGTCCGGTGGTGTCGGTCGAGCAAAACTTCGATCAGCTGCTCATACCGCAGGACCATCCGAGCCGGGCCAAGAGCGACTGTTACTACGTGAACAAGGATTATTTACTGCGAGCGCACACCACCGCGCATCAGGTGGAACTGATACAGGCCGGGCTGGACAATTTCCTTGTCGTTGGTGATGTGTACCGGCGGGATGAGATCGACGCAACGCACTACCCGGTGTTTCACCAGCTGGATGCGGTGCGTATCGTGCACCAGGACAAACTGTTCGAACGCAACCCGGAGCTGAAGATACACGAGACGCACTACAAAACGCACCTGTCGAACGGAAGCCCAACGACGGGCACCACCGGCAGCCCGTTGGCGGACTGTATCGATCAGCACAAGCAACCGTGCCACACGCTGGAAGCGGTAAAGCTGTGCGAGCACGAGATGAAAAAGATATTGGTCGGGCTGGTGCAGAAGCTGTTTGGCGAGGGCATCAAGTACCGCTGGGTGGACGCTTACTTTCCCTTCACGCAACCGTCGTGGGAGCTGGAGATTTACTTCAACGGTAACTGGCTCGAGATACTGGGCTGTGGCATTACGCGCAACGAAATTCTCGAACGGGCCGGAGTGCAGAATTCGATTGCGTACGCGTTCGGGGTGGGATTGGAGCGGTTGGCAATGATTCTGTTCGACATACCGGACATACGGTTGTTTTGGAGCACGGACAGTGGCTTTCTGAACCAGTTTCGCGACGATCGGATCGTTAAGTACAAACCCATCTCGTCCTATCCCCAGTGCAGCAATGACCTATCGTTTTGGCTGCCGGAAGGCATGGCGATCGATCAATTTTCGCTGAACGATTTTTACGATATCGTGCGAAGTGTCGGCGGGGACATTATTGAACAG GTAACTTTAATCGATCGCTTCACGCACCCAAAAACGGGCAAAAGTAGTCTCTGCTTCCGCATCGTCTATCGTCACATGGAACGCACGCTGACCCAGGCCGAAGTGAACGTGGTGCATGCCAAGATTGGTTCGGAGCTGGTTGAGACGTACCACGTTAGCATTCGATAA
- the LOC118503982 gene encoding nucleoporin Nup43: MDAAGIDPDIPSDVQCFLLSNKMSCVRWVPNQTEDEHFFVTGSWGDRVNTVNLWNLVHDELTDGESSVPLVPKSTAKFCVTGDIVGLGFIDDKNLASVTSEGTLSVLDLNRESTLSYDFTHKFNMHDLHTVDARQSICSAMSVSAFDQYIVTGGEDGNLHIISGNAGKVISTIRHPDNASVQCVSFIYPNVVVAGRHCGVLDYYDSRENGDRPACSLETCHEDDREKTIPMCINYLPKYKSLVLVGLENGSILDWDIRKPYQASREFSDHGDPVTDLQFAKEQDIMFSADTGGLITEWTLRNPSAFGAYFVESRQPRMKDFKPINSIDTNVRQAICCGDSEMVFIMDLF; the protein is encoded by the exons ATGGATGCGGCCGGTATTGATCCCGACATACCCAGCGATGTCCAGTGCTTTCTGCTGTCCAACAAAATGTCCTGCGTGCGCTGGGTACCGAACCAAACGGAGGACGAGCATTTCTTCGTTACCGGCAGCTGGGGCGATCGGGTAAACACGGTCAACCTGTGGAACCTGGTGCACGACGAGCTGACGGACGGGGAGAGCAGTGTGCCGCTGGTGCCGAAAAGTACGGCCAAATTCTGTGTGACGGGCGATATCGTTGGGCTAGGATTTATCGACGATAAAAATTTGGCCTCCGTCACGTCGGAAG GTACACTGAGCGTGCTGGATCTTAACCGTGAATCGACACTATCGTATGATTTCACGCACAAGTTCAACATGCACGATCTGCACACGGTCGACGCGCGGCAATCCATCTGTTCGGCCATGAGCGTTTCGGCGTTCGATCAGTACATCGTGACGGGCGGCGAGGATGGCAACTTGCACATCATCTCGGGCAACGCGGGGAAGGTGATTAGCACCATACGCCACCCGGACAATGCGAGCGTGCAGTGCGTATCGTTCATCTACCCGAACGTGGTGGTTGCCGGCCGGCATTGCGGTGTGCTCGATTACTATGATTCGCGCGAAAACGGCGACAGACCGGCATGCAGCTTGGAGACGTGCCACGAGGACGATCGGGAAAAGACCATTCCGATGTGCATCAACTATCTGCCCAAGTATAAGTCGCTG gTTCTAGTCGGTCTGGAGAACGGTTCCATACTCGATTGGGACATTCGCAAACCGTACCAAGCGTCTCGCGAGTTTAGCGACCATGGTGACCCCGTTACCGATTTACAGTTTGCCAAGGAACAGGACATCATGTTCAGTGCCGACACCGGTGGCCTCATTACGGAATGGACCCTACGCAATCCGTCCGCGTTTGGCGCTTACTTCGTGGAAAGTCGCCAGCCGCGCATGAAAGACTTTAAGCCGATCAACTCGATCGATACGAACGTGCGGCAGGCGATATGCTGCGGTGATTCTGAAATGGTGTTCATTATGGACCTGTTTTAG
- the LOC118503977 gene encoding WD repeat-containing protein 18: MTDCVEIALTSDTSGQHWSTCAWDVRTGTQLMTYRNGGTPGPNTLHTINNRVVVSGSLTKPLLTAWPINRQEPSNVKYMLPAVPGAVAVSPDGNYLLVAHGHSFNVYNLLTGANMASVSQHYGKVTVLRFTDDGSHFISAAQDCRVIVWNLARTVQQKDSNRMLYELADFTLPVSDVVVGKGGMKAILAAVSLDRSCKLYELSTGRLLLNVVFPVALAVVAMNALETELFVGDKKGLIYSCNLQSAPRSKEIHLQQDLLNRSVFKGHQKAITCLSVSMDCETMLSGSEDETVIVWHVKTRQQLKLLPHKGTITNAFFLVTPRAMFDQSLDIPVTYPPFQKVVLTRQEREKISFEVPANKRSLRSERLDALVGSVAAGDSEKDGKVRELEQEIEKLKTINQQLFQQTMQAITANEDR, encoded by the coding sequence ATGACCGACTGTGTTGAGATCGCGCTGACGAGCGATACTTCCGGCCAGCATTGGAGTACCTGTGCGTGGGACGTGCGCACCGGTACCCAACTGATGACGTACCGGAACGGTGGAACGCCCGGTCCGAACACACTGCACACCATCAACAATCGGGTGGTCGTTTCCGGGAGTCTCACCAAACCGCTGCTAACAGCATGGCCCATTAACCGGCAGGAACCGTCCAACGTGAAGTACATGTTGCCGGCCGTTCCGGGCGCAGTGGCAGTATCGCCCGACGGCAACTATCTGCTCGTGGCTCACGGCCATTCGTTCAACGTGTACAACCTGCTAACGGGCGCCAACATGGCCTCGGTGTCACAGCACTACGGGAAGGTAACGGTGCTGCGCTTCACAGACGATGGATCACACTTTATCAGTGCCGCCCAAGATTGCCGTGTCATCGTGTGGAACCTTGCCCGGACGGTACAGCAGAAGGACAGCAACCGGATGCTGTACGAGCTGGCCGACTTTACGCTACCCGTGTCGGACGTGGTCGTTGGTAAGGGTGGCATGAAAGCGATCCTAGCGGCCGTATCACTCGACCGGTCCTGCAAGCTGTACGAACTGTCCACCGGCCGTTTGCTGCTGAACGTCGTGTTCCCCGTAGCGCTGGCTGTGGTGGCGATGAACGCACTCGAGACGGAACTGTTTGTCGGCGACAAGAAAGGGCTCATCTACAGCTGCAATCTACAGTCCGCACCGCGGTCGAAGGAAATTCATCTGCAGCAAGACCTGCTGAACCGGAGCGTGTTCAAGGGCCACCAGAAAGCGATCACCTGCCTGTCCGTGTCGATGGATTGCGAAACGATGCTGTCCGGTTCGGAGGATGAAACCGTCATCGTGTGGCACGTGAAAACACGCCAACAGCTGAAACTGTTGCCACACAAGGGGACCATCACGAATGCGTTCTTTCTCGTGACACCGCGCGCCATGTTTGACCAATCGCTGGACATTCCGGTTACGTATCCTCCGTTCCAGAAGGTGGTCCTTACAAGGCAGGAGCGGGAAAAGATTAGTTTCGAGGTGCCGGCTAACAAGCGCTCGCTGCGATCGGAACGGTTGGACGCTTTGGTTGGTTCGGTGGCGGCAGGCGACAGTGAGAAAGACGGTAAAGTGCGCGAACTAGAACAGGAGATCGAGAAGCTAAAGACGATCAATCAGCAGCTGTTCCAGCAAACTATGCAAGCTATAACAGCGAACGAAGACCGTTGA
- the LOC118503986 gene encoding mitochondrial 2-oxoglutarate/malate carrier protein-like, with product MSDKKRPVYVQYVLGGLSGIGATCVVQPLDLVKTRMQISGMGGAAKEYNNTFDAIGKIVRREGLLAMYKGLSAAIMRQATYTTTRLGVYTSLNDAYKQQTNKAPNLLASMAMGMTAGAIGSFVGNPSELILIRMTADGRLPVAERRNYTGFFNALFRIAREEGVLSLWRGCVPTMGRAMVVNAAQLASYSQAKAYLVSSELLNEGIGLHFTASMFSGLITTAASLPVDIAKTRIQNMKVAPGQTPPYKSTIDVIVKVIRHEGLFALWKGFTAYYGRLGPHTVLTFIILEQLNGLYNKHMGVEGSKSGL from the exons ATGTCCGACAAAAAGCGACCCGTTTACGTGCAGTACGTCCTTGGCGGTCTATCGGG TATCGGTGCAACATGCGTCGTCCAACCGCTGGATCTGGTGAAGACGCGCATGCAAATCTCGGGCATGGGCGGTGCGGCCAAGGAGTACAACAACACGTTCGACGCGATCGGTAAAATTGTGCGGCGCGAGGGTTTGCTGGCCATGTACAAGGGACTGAGTGCGGCCATCATGCGACAGGCAACCTACACAACGACCCGTCTCGGTGTGTACACGTCGCTCAATGATGCCTACAAACA ACAAACGAACAAAGCGCCGAATCTGCTTGCATCGATGGCGATGGGTATGACGGCCGGTGCGATCGGTTCGTTTGTGGGCAATCCGAGCGAGCTGATCCTGATCCGGATGACCGCCGACGGCCGATTACCGGTGGCCGAGCGGCGTAACTATACCGGCTTCTTCAATGCACTGTTCCGCATTGCCCGTGAAGAAG GTGTCCTCTCACTCTGGCGAGGATGCGTTCCGACGATGGGACGTGCGATGGTGGTGAATGCGGCCCAGCTCGCTTCGTACTCGCAAGCCAAAGCATATCTGGTCAGCTCGGAACTGCTGAACGAAGGCATCGGACTACACTTTACCGCCAGTATGTTCTCGGGTCTGATCACTACGGCGGCCTCACTGCCAGTTGACATCGCCAAGACGAG aaTTCAAAACATGAAGGTCGCGCCGGGCCAAACGCCCCCGTACAAGAGCACGATCGACGTCATTGTGAAAGTGATCCGGCACGAAGGTCTGTTTGCGCTGTGGAAGGGCTTCACCGCGTACTACGGCCGGCTCGGACCGCACACCGTGCTGACGTTCATCATTCTCGAGCAGCTGAACGGGCTCTACAACAAGCATATGGGCGTGGAGGGCAGCAAATCCGGCCTATAG
- the LOC118503975 gene encoding inositol polyphosphate multikinase-like produces MSQLKLPPYQKRKTSATKRPTTLNVGGPAGSQGKKSPLGYGMQNADECPTLPDGFLPLPCQVAGHAFHKGTNSLGLLKSVDDGSVLKPVAKLLAGQREIKFYEQITNASARELVVLRELTPQYRGHQKLPIGGELIDFLKLEDLTHGMLEPCIMDVKIGRRSWDPLATEEKRLYEASKYVESREAYGFCIPGFQFYSLQTGRLQRYGKEYGKKLTEVTVKDAVRRFLNADVGLCRQQLIQLLTDLWNIQRWARTQTSFRLYASSVLLVYDARRLKPVLQHAGKRTPHTPSTPTGTGSGASTPGTPVFCTTSVNELGDVEPLQHYFKIQRSHSANHNYEEDIKVMKENYTFMLDNLVGSYEDKVWAKARMIDFAHTFTQPSTTESPPSVDRNYLAGIDSLVKLFEDLLKDCEIQNSPRQGVA; encoded by the exons ATGAGCCAACTAAAATTACCACCCTACCAGAAGCGTAAGACTTCCGCCACCAAGCGACCGACCACCCTGAACGTCGGTGGACCGGCTGGCAGCCAGGGTAAGAAGTCACCGCTCGGGTATGGTATGCAGAATGCGGACGAATGTCCAACGCTTCCGGACGGCTTTCTACCGCTGCCCTGCCAGGTAGCGGGACACGCCTTTCACAAGGGAACCAATTCGCTAG GTTTGCTAAAAAGTGTTGACGACGGTTCGGTACTGAAACCGGTCGCCAAGCTTCTGGCCGGTCAGCGTGAAATCAAGTTCTACGAGCAGATCACGAATGCGTCCGCCCGCGAGCTTGTGGTGTTGCGCGAGCTAACGCCTCAGTACCGCGGCCACCAGAAGCTACCGATCGGGGGTGAGTTGATCGATTTTCTCAAGCTAGAAGATCTTACCCACGGTATGCTGGAACCGTGCATTATGGATGTAAAAATTGGCCGCCGCTCGTGGGATCCGTTGGCGACGGAGGAGAAGCGACTGTACGAAGCATCCAAGTACGTCGAAAGTCGGGAAGCGTACGGGTTCTGCATACCGGGCTTTCAGTTTTACTCGCTGCAAACGGGCCGGTTGCAGCGGTACGGCAAAGAGTACGGAAAGAAGCTTACCGAGGTGACGGTGAAGGATGCGGTACGACGGTTTCTGAACGCGGACGTCGGCCTCTGTCGTCAGCAGTTGATACAGCTTCTAACCGACCTTTGGAACATCCAGAGGTGGGCCCGAACGCAAACATCGTTCCGGTTGTACGCTAGCTCGGTACTGCTGGTGTACGATGCGCGCCGGTTGAAGCCGGTTCTGCAGCACGCGGGAAAGcgaacaccacacacaccgagcacaCCGACGGGTACGGGTAGCGGGGCCAGCACACCCGGCACTCCGGTCTTCTGCACCACTTCCGTCAACGAGCTGGGCGATGTGGAACCGCTGCAACACTACTTCAAGATACAGCGAAGCCACTCCGCCAATCACAACTACGAAGAG GACATTAAAGTAATGAAGGAAAACTATACCTTCATGCTGGACAATCTCGTCGGTTCGTACGAGGACAAGGTCTGGGCCAAGGCGCGCATGATCGACTTTGCGCACACGTTCACGCAGCCTTCGACCACCGAGTCACCGCCGTCCGTCGATCGTAACTATCTCGCCGGTATCGACAGTCTGGTGAAGCTGTTCGAGGATCTGCTCAAGGACTGTGAAATACAAAACTCACCCCGACAGGGAGTGGCTTGA